The genomic window CTGCGGCTACGGATTAAACGGTAGCCAGCGGCTACTTCATTTAATCCCCCTTGGCGGACCACACGACGATCTGTGCATTACCCGGATACTGCGCACAGACAAGACTAGCTCACCCCCCAGAGGAACCAACCTGAAGGGCTGACTAGATCGCCGTGTTTTGCTAGACTATGGGACTCCCACCCACCCCCTCTCCGCGATTCAACTCCACGGGCAGAATTTATGGCAGACCTTCCGATCAGGCTGTTATTAGTTGACGACGACGAACTAGATGTGATGGCTCTCCGCCGCGCGCTGCAACGCGTGGATTTTGAGTATGAGCTGCACGTTGCCAACGATGGGGTGGAAGCTTTGGAAATGCTTCAGGATCGGACTCGGATTCCCTGGCCGTTTTTGGTGTTTCTGGACGTGAATATGCCTCGGATGAGCGGTTTTGAGATGCTCATCGAGATGCGTACCAACCCGATGCTGTCGCGGGTTCCGACGTTTGTGCTGACGACGTCCGAAGCGGATGCGGATCGCCATTTTGCCTTTGACCAGCGGGTGGCCGGTTATATTTCCAAGTCTCGCACCGGACACGGCTACGAGAAACTGGTGGAATTCATTCAGAAGTACTGGGAAATGGTCGACTTCCCGCCCCCCTTGGGCTCACCGACCACGACGGCCGACGCCAACCGTTAACGCGCTGCGAATCCTAGCGAATGCCCAAAACCCAACTGCCGCCGGCTCAGTTCCAGCTCAACAGCCCGTTTCCGCCCGCCGGGGACCAACCCACGGCCATTCGGTCGCTGATTCAGGGATTCCAGGAAGGCAAGGGCACGCAGGTCTTGCTGGGCGCCACCGGCACCGGCAAAACCTTCACGATGGCCAACGTGATCGCCAATTTGGGCCGGCCGGCGTTGATCCTCAGCCACAACAAGACGTTGGCCGCGCAGTTGTACGGCGAATTCAAAGAATTCTTCCCGCACAACGCCGTGCATTATTTCGTCAGCTACTACGACTACTATCAACCCGAAGCGTATATTCCCCAGCGCGACGTCTACATCGAAAAAGACGCTTCGATCAACGAAGAAATCGACCGTCTGCGACTGGCCAGCACCAGTTCGTTGGTCAGCCGCCGCGACGTGGTGATCGTGGCTTCGGTCAGCAGTATCTACGGGCTCGGTTCGCCGCAGGACTACAAAGATCTGGTCCTGCATATCCGCAAAGGCGAACGGACGCGGCGTGATCACCTGCTGATGAAACTGGTCGAAGTCCAATACGACCGCAACGATGTGGTGTTTGAACGCAGCAAGTTCCGTGTTCGCGGCGACTGTATCGAACTGTGGCCCAGCTACGAAGAGTTCGCGTATCGCATCGAAATGTGGGGCGACGAAGTGGAACAGATCTCGATGATCAAGCCGGTTTCGGGCGAAGTCATCGATACCTGCGATCAGGTCTATATCTATCCCGCCAAACACTTTGTGATGGGCGAAGACCGCATTGCCGCCGCGATCGGAGCGATCAAACAAGAACTGGCCGAACAGTTGGAAGTCCTGCAGTCGCGCGGCAAATTGCTGGAAGCCCAGCGGTTGTCCGCTCGCACCCGCTTCGACCTGGAAATGTTGCAGGAAGTCGGACATTGTCCGGGGATTGAAAACTACAGTCGCATCCTGGCCGGCAAGCCGCCCGGTGCCGCTCCAGATACCCTGTACGACTACTTCCCCGACGACTTCATTACCATGGTCGACGAATCGCACGTTACGATTCCTCAGATTCGAGCCATGTACGCCGGCGACCGCTCGCGGAAAACCACCCTCGTCGAACACGGTTTCCGTTTGCCCAGTGCGATGGACAACCGGCCGATGAAATTCGAGGAATGGGAAGCTCGGGTGGGGCAGATCGTGTACGTCTCGGCGACGCCCTCGGAATACGAACTAGAAGAATCCGGCGGCGAAGTGATCGAACAAATCATTCGCCCCACCGGCTTGCTGGATCCGGTCATCGAAGTCGTCCCGGCTCGCGGCCAGGTGAATCATCTGCTCGAAGAAATCCGCCAGCGAGCGGCCATCGACGAGCGCGTGCTGGTGACGGCATTGACCAAACGTTTGGCGGAAGATCTGGCCACGTTTCTGCAGGAACAAAACGTCCGCTGCCGCTGGTTGCACAGCGAATTGAACGCTTTTGAACGTGTGGAGCTGCTGCAGGAGCTGCGTGAAGGCAAATTCGACGCCTTGATCGGCGTCAACCTGCTGCGAGAAGGCCTGGACCTGCCCGAGGTTTCCATGGTGGCCATTCTGGATGCCGACAAAGAAGGCTTTCTGCGCAGCGAAACCAGCTTGATCCAGACCATCGGCCGTGCGGCTCGCAACGTCAACTCGCGAGTCGTTCTGTACGCCGACAAAATCACCGACTCGATGCGTGCGGCCATCGATGAAACCGATCGTCGTCGCAGCATTCAGCAGCAGTACAACGAACAGCACGGGATCACGCCCCAGTCGGTTCAGAAAACGCTTCGTGCCGGCATCGAACAGGACGCAGCCAAGCGACGTGAGAACGCGGCCAAGGCGCAAGCCGAAAGCGACGGGCAGTACGTCACTATCGAGTACGTCGACGAACTGGAACGGGAGATGTTGGAAGCCGCCGAGAACCTGGACTTCGAGCGAGCGGCTCAGTTGCGTGATCGCGTGGTGCAACTGAAAGACGCCATCGGCAAACCGTTGTCCGAAGTCGAACTGACGGGCAGTAAATCCAGCGGATCGATGGGACGGCAGCAGAAACGTCGCAAGAAGGGGCACAAAGGTACAGGACGAAAATCCGTCCCCCGTCCCAAACGCGGGTAGCCGCTATAACCGCACGCGGATTTTGGATTGTTGGGGTTGGCGGCCCCCAAAGTTGGGATCGAGCCCCCGGGTCGGCCGAAAAAAACAGGGACGGCCGAAGAAAGCGGCGGCTGCCTAACCGTCAGGCGGCTCCGATACCGATCCCATCGCCAGCCCCCAGACATCCGATGATCGCATCCTTAACAAAATTTTTGTTCGCCGCCGGGCTCTGTTCTGCGGCGTTGGTTTTGGGCAATACTGCAAACGCCCAGCAGCCTACTCCGCAGTTCGAATCGGACGGCATGGAGTTGTTTGACACGCCCAGTCCCAGTGCGGAACGCGCCGCCACCGCAGCGCACATCCCCACGCCGGCGCAAATGCGACAAGCCCTCGCCTGGCACCAACGCCTGCAGCGCGTGGCGCGAACCGAAGAAGCCCTCCGCCGCGGCTACCATCTCTCCCGGCCTCCGGGAATCGTCACCCCCTCGACCACCTCGCGGTACCCCTATTACCGCACCATCATCATCCCGGTCTACGTCGACAACCTACGCCGCTAGCAATCCACGCCCAGCACGTTGGAGTCCAGGCTTCAGCCGCCCAAGCGCCGCAAAAATCGCAAATGCGCAAAAATCGCAAATGGGGACATGAACCTTTCCCGGCCCCCTCGTACTGCGAGGGACGGAAATTGTATTGCTGCCGCATTGGGCATTGGGGCCTCATTCTTCACCCTCCTTTTCAAGGAGGGTCGAGCCTTAGCGAGGGGAGGTTCTTTTGCAGCAGCGCAGTCGCCCTCTCCTTGCTGACGCTCGACTCTCCCAGGGGGAGAGTGAAGAACCGCAAATGGGGACATGAACCCTTCCCCATCCACCGCTAGCAATCCACGCCGAGCACGTTGGAGTCCAGGCTTCAGCCGCCCAATCGCAACGAAAATCGCCTAACAGCTAAACCCCACCCCAGTCGGTTCATGTCCCCATTTGATTGGGCCGGTGGTTCATGTCCCCATTTGGGAGGGTCGCCGTTAGACGCTAGCAAATCTTGCCGCGGCAACTGGTTCATGTCCCCATTTGGAGGTTCATGGCCCCATTTGGATTTTTTGGGATTGGGCTGGAGTTTGTGCGGTGGCTTGGCCGATGACTGTTACGGGGGTGGGGACGCTGCGCGCAGGAAACCGATTTCGGTGATCCATGCTCGGCTCGATTCCACATCGTAATTCTCTGCTAGCATTCCAGCAGACGCTCGCGGCCGTGCTGTTGATGGCGCTCGTTGGCTGCAGCGCGCTGCCCGATGTCCGACACTCGGTGGAAATCCACAATCCGTTTCCTCAGCTGAAACGGGTCGCGATCCTGCCCTTCTACAATCAGAGCAACGAGCCCACGCTGGACGCTGGCACGGTGTCCGAAGCCTATTACGCGGCTTTGCAATCGGTCCCCGGATTCGAAGTCCTGCCCGTGGGCGTCACGCGTCTTCAGCTAGAAGCCTATTCCGCGACGTACGGCCCGCCCCGCAGCGGCGAAGATTTCCAGACCTTCGCCCGCATGCTGGGCGTCGACGCCGTCGTCCAAGGCTCGGTCACCGATTTCTCGCCCTACTATCCGCCTCGCATGGGCCTGACCGTTCACTGGTACGCTGCCAACCCCGGCTTCCACCCGATCCCCGTGGGCTACGGATTGCCTTGGGGCACCAAAGCCGAAAAGGACATTCCCTCGCACGTCGTCTTGGAAACCGAATTCGAACTGGCTCGCCAACAACTGGCCACCCAAACTCCCGACCTACCCGCTCCACCGCTCCCCACGCCGCCTCAACCGACTCCTGCCGCCGTCCAACAAACGGCCGCCATCGAACCGGTCCGCGAAAACGCGCCGGACGGCGACGATGCCGCGGAGGCGTCCACCGATCAGTCGATCGTCGAAGCTCTGCCGCCGCCGGTCACGGACGCCGCGCCGCCAGCCGGCCCCAGGGATTGGCAACCGCTGCGGCCCGCGCCGTCGCCGCACCACGACGTGGTCATCCACCCCGCCGGCCCAACCGGCGAATCGTTTCATGAACCACCCATGTATGCCGACGACGAATTCCCACCCGCCGAAACGATGCCGCCCGCTGAAACCATGCTGCCTGCCGATTGGCCGGACCCCGCCGGATTGATCCCCAACGGTCCGCAACCGGTTCGCCCGACCGCTCAACCGCAACACGAACCGGTGCTGACTCACACTCGATTGTACGACGGCGCCGATAGCAAATTCACAGAACGTTTAGCGAATCACATTTCGGTTTCCGACGACCGCCGGCCCACCAACTGGCAGGCATACCTTAGCCGAACTGACGACTTTGTCCGATTTTGTTGCCGATTGCATGTGACGGAAATGCTTGAAGCACGTGGTGGGGCAGATCAAAGCGATCTTATTTTGCGTTGGCCCATCGGACGATATAGACCCCAGTGACGGGACCACTAGTCAAGCGACGCCAAGCCAACGGGCCACCACGGATGGAAAACGAAGTCAACGTACTCGCCTTAGTCAAAGGCGAAGAGCGTTTTATGTTTTTGTTCGACGATAATAATCGCGACGAAACTCTGCGAACTCTCGCACGCTATGCCGCCAACCCCGAACTAGATTTTTCGTGGTACGACGCAGCCATGTTGAGTCGCAAAATTCGCGAAGCCGTGCCCGATCCGGTTCCCGTCGGTTCCACCTCACGGATCGACGCTTCGCTGCGAGGTCGCCAATAAGATGCGTCGTGCGGTCGCTCAGTTCCTGCGGTATCTGGCCACCGAACGCAACGCGTCGGACCTGACCATCAAAGCCTACCGCGAAGACCTGTTCGGGTTGATCGATTGGCTGGAACACGAGCACCAGCGTCTGCCGGGCGTCGACCAACTAACCCCTCAAGACCTGCGCGCCTTCCAAGCGGCGTTGCAGCAGGCCGATTATGCGCGGAGCACGATCTCGCGCAAGCTGGCTTCGATGCGGAGTTTTTACAAATTCGCGCAGCGGCAGGGCATGGCATCGTCCAACCCGGCCAAACCACTCCGCAACCCGCGCCGCCAACGCAAACTCCCGCACGTACTCTCCAATGAAGAGATGGGACGGTTGCTGCGAACCCCACCGGGCGGCGATCCGGCCGGGCTGCGCGACCGCGCGATTCTGGAAACGATGTACAGCGCGGGCCTGCGTGTGAGCGAACTGGTCGGACTGAACGACGGCGATTTGGACTGCGAAGAACAGATCGTCCGAGTACGCGGTAAAGGTCGCAAAGAACGCATCAGCCCCCTCGGCTCCTACGCCATCCGCGCCATCAGCCGCTACCAACAAGTCCGCACGTTGGACGCCAGCGAAGCCATCAAGGGCCCGCAAGCCGCCGTGTTTGTGAACCGCTTTGGCAAACGCCTGACCACCCGCAGCATCGGCCGCATGCTGGAAAAACACCTCGCCGCCGCCGGACTCGACAAACGCACCAGCCCCCACACGCTGCGGCACAGCTTTGCCACCCATCTGCTCGATCGCGGAGCGGACATCCGCAGCGTGCAAGAGTTGCTGGGCCACAAAAGCTTGGTCACGACGCAAATCTATACGCACGTCAGCGCCGCAAATCTGCGAGCCGTGTACGAAAAAGCGCACCCGCGAGCCAACTAGCGGGAACCGGTACTTCTCCGTAGCTACGCTCGCCAGAGCGTGGGGACCGCGCGGCAAACGCCCACCGTCTGGCGACGGTAGCTACGAAGAGGAAAACCGCCGGGCGCCCACCGTCCGCCTCCGTAGCTACGCTCGCCAGAGCGTGGGGACCGCGCGGCAAGCGCCCACCGTCTGGCGACGGTAGCTACGAAGAGGAAAACCGCCGGGCGCCCACCGTCCGCCTCCGTAGCTACGCTCGCCAGAGCGTGGGGACCGCGCGGCAGCCGCCCACCGTCTGGCGACGGTAGCTACGAAAAGCAAAACTGTCTAAATTGTCCACCAAGGCGGTTTCAAAAAGTTCGACTCTCAGCTGTGGTATTTTCGATGCAACCCGCCCCGCTTCCCGATCCGCCCGTTCCCAGTCTGCTCGACCGCCTCGCCAAACATCTGGATATCCTGTATCCGCAACACGATTGCCAGGCCTTGGCGAGCCGCATCGTGGACCTGTTTGCCGCCGACCAGACGGCCACCACGGCCCCCCCAACCCCAAGATCGCCCACCCCGCCGTTGTGGTCGCAGTCTGATTGCCTGCTGCTGACCTATGGCGACTCGGTGCGGGAGCAGGACCAACCTCCGCTGCAAACCCTGCACGCGTTCTGCGAAGATTATGTCGGCGATGCGGTTTCAGCGGTCCACATTTTGCCGTTCTTTCCGTACAGCTCGGACGATGGATTTGCGGTCGAAGATTACACCCAAGTCGATCCCCAGCTGGGCAACTGGTCCGACATTCAGCAACTGGGCCAGTCCTACGACTTGATGTTCGACCTGGTAATCAACCACGTCTCGTCGCAGCACCGCTGGTTCAAAAACTTTCAGCAGGGCCGTGAGCCGGGAGCGACTTATTTTCATACCGTGAACCCCAACGCGGATGTATCCACGGTCGTCCGCCCGCGAACCTCCGCGCTGCTGCGGCCCACCGAAACGCCGACCGGCCTGCAACACGTGTGGTGTACGTTCAGCCATGACCAGGTCGACCTTAATTTTGCCAACCCCGACGTGCTGCTGGAAATCATCGACGTGATTCGCGGTTACCTAGCCAACGGCGCCAAAATCTTGCGGCTCGACGCCATCGGTTACCTCTGGAAACAACTGGGCACCAGCTGCATCCATTTGCGTGAGACCCATGAAGCCGTCAAGCTGCTGCGGACGCTGCTGGATGCCGTCGCCCCGGGCACGCTGCTGATCACCGAAACCAACGTCCCCAACAATGAAAACCTGACCTACTTCGGCAACCGCAACGAAGCCCACATCATCTACAACTTCAGCCTCGCCCCGCTGATTTTGCACGCCCTGTTGTCCGGCACCGCCACCTACCTGCAACGCTGGATGCGAAGCATGCCCCCCGCTCCGGTGGGCTGCACCTACTTGAACTTCACCGCCTCCCACGACGGCATCGGGATGCGGCCGGCCGAAGGTCTGCTGTCCGATGAAGAGCAAAGCCAAGTCGTCTCGGCAGTCAAGTCTTTCGGCGGCTTGATCTCCTCGCGAGGCACGGCCGACGGCGGCGAGCGAGTCTACGAATTAAACATCTCGTTCTTCGATGCACTCAAGGGCACCCTCGCCGGCGTGGACGCCCATCAGGTCGAGCGTTTCTTGTGCTCGCAGACCATCGCTCTGGGAATCGAAGGCATCCCGGCGATTTACATCCACAGCTTGCTGGCCACGCCCAATGATCTGGCGGGTGTGAAGGAAACCGGCCGCAACCGCTCGATCAATCGGCATCGCTGGCAATACGACGCATTAAAATCCCAACTGGACGATCCCCAGTCGACCACCTCGATCGTGCATGCGGAACTCACGCGGCGGATGCGGATCCGCGCAGCCCAACCGGCGTTCCATCCCGCAGCCACTCAATTCACCTTGATCCTCGACAACCACTTCTTTGGTTTCTGGCGACAAAGCGCCGACCGGCAGCAGAGCATCTTTGCGGTGCACAATTTGTCCAATCAACCGCAGCCATTGTCCCTGGAAGACCTCAACCTGATCAGCACCGACCGCTGGTGGGATTTGATCGAAGGCACGCCGATGCCAGGCATGTATGAATCGCTGACTCTGGCTCCCTACCAGTGCCTCTGGATCACCAACTCCCGGCCGTAACGGCGCCGCACTCGTAGCTACGCTCGCCAGAGCGTGGGCCAGAGCAACCTTGCAACGCGCAACGCCCGGCCGATCCCCACCGCCTGGCGACGGTAGCTACGAGTGACGGTAGCTACGCGGCCATGGCGTATCAGGAGGCGCTGTCTGCGGCCACCGCGTCGGTCAGCTGCGAGAGGATGTCCGGAAAGGCGCTGACCACGCGTGACCAACTGGCGATGAAAGGACTGGCGTCGGGATGCGCGAAAAATTCTTCGCCAGCATGCATCAGACTTTGCGCAAACAGTTCGATGGTCTGGCTTTCTTCGTGACGATCCAACCGCAAGCCGGCCATCACGGCGTCGCTGTAGTAATGATCGAGCATATCAAGGGCCGTGCGGTAGTAACACGCTTTTAACGTGCGAAACAACTCCGGTGAAAACACGGTCCCGTTGACAGCTAACTTGCGAATAAAGGCTTTGCAAATATCCGTGCTCATCCGGTGCAGCCCCTGCTTGGGGTTATCCTCGGAAACCGGTTGGTGCTTGTGATCGTAGGCGTCCGCGATGTCCACCTGACAGACGCGATGCGGCGCGTAGCTGCGATGCATTTCGGACAGCGTACCGATTTCCAGCCCCCAATCGCTGGGAATCCGCAACGACGAGACGACTTCGCTGCGCATCGCAAACTCGCCGGACAACGCGTAACGAAAACTGCTCATATAGCTCAGGTAGTCATTCGTTCCCAGCGTCATCTTCATCGCGCGGAGCAGTGGCGCGACCAGCAAC from Roseimaritima ulvae includes these protein-coding regions:
- a CDS encoding response regulator produces the protein MADLPIRLLLVDDDELDVMALRRALQRVDFEYELHVANDGVEALEMLQDRTRIPWPFLVFLDVNMPRMSGFEMLIEMRTNPMLSRVPTFVLTTSEADADRHFAFDQRVAGYISKSRTGHGYEKLVEFIQKYWEMVDFPPPLGSPTTTADANR
- the uvrB gene encoding excinuclease ABC subunit UvrB, which encodes MPKTQLPPAQFQLNSPFPPAGDQPTAIRSLIQGFQEGKGTQVLLGATGTGKTFTMANVIANLGRPALILSHNKTLAAQLYGEFKEFFPHNAVHYFVSYYDYYQPEAYIPQRDVYIEKDASINEEIDRLRLASTSSLVSRRDVVIVASVSSIYGLGSPQDYKDLVLHIRKGERTRRDHLLMKLVEVQYDRNDVVFERSKFRVRGDCIELWPSYEEFAYRIEMWGDEVEQISMIKPVSGEVIDTCDQVYIYPAKHFVMGEDRIAAAIGAIKQELAEQLEVLQSRGKLLEAQRLSARTRFDLEMLQEVGHCPGIENYSRILAGKPPGAAPDTLYDYFPDDFITMVDESHVTIPQIRAMYAGDRSRKTTLVEHGFRLPSAMDNRPMKFEEWEARVGQIVYVSATPSEYELEESGGEVIEQIIRPTGLLDPVIEVVPARGQVNHLLEEIRQRAAIDERVLVTALTKRLAEDLATFLQEQNVRCRWLHSELNAFERVELLQELREGKFDALIGVNLLREGLDLPEVSMVAILDADKEGFLRSETSLIQTIGRAARNVNSRVVLYADKITDSMRAAIDETDRRRSIQQQYNEQHGITPQSVQKTLRAGIEQDAAKRRENAAKAQAESDGQYVTIEYVDELEREMLEAAENLDFERAAQLRDRVVQLKDAIGKPLSEVELTGSKSSGSMGRQQKRRKKGHKGTGRKSVPRPKRG
- the xerC gene encoding tyrosine recombinase XerC translates to MRRAVAQFLRYLATERNASDLTIKAYREDLFGLIDWLEHEHQRLPGVDQLTPQDLRAFQAALQQADYARSTISRKLASMRSFYKFAQRQGMASSNPAKPLRNPRRQRKLPHVLSNEEMGRLLRTPPGGDPAGLRDRAILETMYSAGLRVSELVGLNDGDLDCEEQIVRVRGKGRKERISPLGSYAIRAISRYQQVRTLDASEAIKGPQAAVFVNRFGKRLTTRSIGRMLEKHLAAAGLDKRTSPHTLRHSFATHLLDRGADIRSVQELLGHKSLVTTQIYTHVSAANLRAVYEKAHPRAN
- a CDS encoding alpha-amylase family glycosyl hydrolase, encoding MQPAPLPDPPVPSLLDRLAKHLDILYPQHDCQALASRIVDLFAADQTATTAPPTPRSPTPPLWSQSDCLLLTYGDSVREQDQPPLQTLHAFCEDYVGDAVSAVHILPFFPYSSDDGFAVEDYTQVDPQLGNWSDIQQLGQSYDLMFDLVINHVSSQHRWFKNFQQGREPGATYFHTVNPNADVSTVVRPRTSALLRPTETPTGLQHVWCTFSHDQVDLNFANPDVLLEIIDVIRGYLANGAKILRLDAIGYLWKQLGTSCIHLRETHEAVKLLRTLLDAVAPGTLLITETNVPNNENLTYFGNRNEAHIIYNFSLAPLILHALLSGTATYLQRWMRSMPPAPVGCTYLNFTASHDGIGMRPAEGLLSDEEQSQVVSAVKSFGGLISSRGTADGGERVYELNISFFDALKGTLAGVDAHQVERFLCSQTIALGIEGIPAIYIHSLLATPNDLAGVKETGRNRSINRHRWQYDALKSQLDDPQSTTSIVHAELTRRMRIRAAQPAFHPAATQFTLILDNHFFGFWRQSADRQQSIFAVHNLSNQPQPLSLEDLNLISTDRWWDLIEGTPMPGMYESLTLAPYQCLWITNSRP
- a CDS encoding glycosyltransferase family protein, with the translated sequence MADFAQGGMIGTLHNLRNRPLEELEAELMDASEETPMTLVLPCLYSELEGPAMGPIVEKLSEVKYLKEIVIGLDRADRLQFEHARRFFERLNQPHRILWNDGPRLREVDATIAQKGLEPNEAGKGRNVWYCMGYFLASGQSKAMALHDCDIVTYERELLSRLFFPIVHPALNYVFAKGYYYRAAEGRLNGRVFRLLVAPLLRAMKMTLGTNDYLSYMSSFRYALSGEFAMRSEVVSSLRIPSDWGLEIGTLSEMHRSYAPHRVCQVDIADAYDHKHQPVSEDNPKQGLHRMSTDICKAFIRKLAVNGTVFSPELFRTLKACYYRTALDMLDHYYSDAVMAGLRLDRHEESQTIELFAQSLMHAGEEFFAHPDASPFIASWSRVVSAFPDILSQLTDAVAADSAS